The DNA segment TGTACCTGGCCACCAAAGGAAAAGCATTCTGATACAGCGCGATTAACCGCTGCTCCCGAACTTCCGCTTGTTTTTTTATCATAGGTGTTGTCGTCATAGCCATGAAGCTTTTTATAGTATGTGCCCCTTTTTAACCAAATATCACCCGAATCCGAAGATTATTTTTCAGGACCTGAGTTTAACCATGAATGGCTTCCTTGTTTCCGAAGCTCTGAATCAGCTCTCCTTCAAATTCCAGCCACTCTTTCCATCTTTTATCTACATCAACATCAATCGTGTATTTACGTGCAAAATTTAAGAAAGTAGTATAATGTCCTGCTTCTGAAACCATCAGGTCATGATAGAATTTAGCCAGTTCCGGATCTTTGATGTTTTGCGACAATACCCGGAAACGTTCACAGCTCCTCGCTTCAATCATCGCAGCAAACAAAAGACGGTCGATAAAAGAATTGTTCCGGCTTCCATCCTTACGGCTAAACTTCACCAGGCGGCCAACGTAATCGTCTTTTCGTTCCCGGCCCAGGGTATAACCTCTTTTATTGATGATCTCGATCACCATTTGGAAATGCTGCATCTCTTCAATGGCAATGGCGGTCAGTTCCTCTACCAGATCCATGTGCTCGG comes from the Pedobacter sp. FW305-3-2-15-E-R2A2 genome and includes:
- a CDS encoding tRNA-(ms[2]io[6]A)-hydroxylase, yielding MLGLKLLTDPRWANIAESNLEEILTDHAWCEQKAATNAITLITNNSEHMDLVEELTAIAIEEMQHFQMVIEIINKRGYTLGRERKDDYVGRLVKFSRKDGSRNNSFIDRLLFAAMIEARSCERFRVLSQNIKDPELAKFYHDLMVSEAGHYTTFLNFARKYTIDVDVDKRWKEWLEFEGELIQSFGNKEAIHG